A window of Sphingobacterium kitahiroshimense genomic DNA:
GAAATTCTAGAGCCTATCCCGATAGTGTGATTCTAGCACCTCTCCATTTTACAAACTCTTTCGTTACTTTAGATAGCGCTGTAAATGACTTTCAATCTTTCAGTATCGATGTAGAAATATTGAATGACATTCCTGATGATTATGCGTTTTATATTTCACCTTTCAACATCAGCTTAAATGGTATGCCTATATATGGGGGCATCCAAACCCATTCTGATGGTTTTAGTGTGAAAGATAACTCCTATCAGCAAATAGGCCGAGGCGGGATCTTTTCACGTTGGTATGAACGAAGTAAGGAAGCTACTCGCTCCAAAGGATATTACAATAGTAGTGATGGCGAAGGTGATTTCATCAGTGTTCGAAATAAACTTAATTGGAATAAAGGAAAATATCGCCTGAAACTTTCAAAAGCTGATTACGTTCCAGGAAAAGCAATTCCAGAACAATATAATCCAAAAGATCTATATTTCGCATGGGGCGATATCGAACATACGTGGGTGACCTACACGGTTGAAAATTTGGAAACTAAGAAAGTTGATACCATAGGTTCCATGGCTTTTCCTGGCAAGAAGTTAGTGATGGGCAAAAGTATCATATACTTTACAGAGCAGTATCATAAAGCGTTTGATTTTGCTAGCCAAGATCGTAAACTTGGAAAGGGTTATCTCCGATATAAAGATATCCCGGTCATTGATATGACTTTAAGTAATTTGAGGATAAATGATAAAGAGTTTATTCCAAAGGAAATAAAAACTCATCATAATAGAACACATCATCCGGATCAGGATCAGATTGCAATGCCAATGCCGGTTCTGTCGACAGATAGCTATAATCCAACAACTGGAGTATTGACTTATCGGATCGGCGAGTTGGTGAAGTGGTAAATAATCAGTAAATAGTGATGTCTACAAGGCCATGGAATGTTCTGGTCTTATAGACATTACTATTTATGGCTCTATTACTTTTTAAATAGATTTTTAAAAAATGAACCTAATGTGTCTTTTCGCTGTTTTTCAAGGCCTAAGACTTTTAGATCTATCTCGATGTTATTTTCTTCTGCATACGCATACCATTTTGCAAATTGAGCTTCATTAGCATATTCTGAAGCAGGTCTATAATAATATAATAATTGGTTTACAGCATGATGGTAAACACCTATCTGCATTGCTTTTTCGTAATAGCTGATTGCTTTTTTTAGATTTATTTTTAATCCACCGAGGCCAAGTTCATACATAATCGCATAGTAAATAGGTGAAAACTCTTCATCGTAATCCTTTTTTAATAGCGGTAGAACCTTTTTATAATCTTCTTTTGTAAAATAGATATCGGCTATTTTATCCGAATTGAAATAATATAATTTCTGCGCTTTTAGATAATAATCTAAGGCCTTGTCTTCATCTTTTTCTACCCATTGGCCGTGGTAATAAAGATCTCCCAAATTAGCCCATCCTAATCCATTGCCCAATTCTCCAGCTTTAGTGTATGCATTTACTGCTTTATCGATATCTTTCTTACAGCCCAGGCCATTTTGATAGTGATATCCCAAATTGTTCCAGGCATTCTTTTCGCCTAATTTTGCAGCCTTTTCATATAATTCGAGACCTAAAGCTAGGTTGGCATGAACTTGATCTTCGGTATCGGTATAAATCATGGCCAATTCGGTCATCATTTGAGGATGTTTTCGCTGCACACCTATTTTTAAAACTTCAATTGCCTCTTCTATTTTGTTGTTTTTTAAAAGATCAAGACCTAAGTCGTACAAGCTTTGATTATCGAAATAGTGAAAGTAATTTGCGCCTGTTTGAGATTTCCAACCGGTGTAATATTTTAAGAAAAAAGCTAAGTCTTTACCCCTTAAATTCTCTTTTCGGTTATAGCATTTACCCATCTCCTCAGGTGTAATTTTTCTGATTTTCATCAGTTTGTCAAGACAAAACAATTCTTCTTTCTGATAGAGGAAAAGCTCATCGTTATGATGGTCAATTACTTCTGAAACATACTCGTAAATTGGACTTAATTGATTGGTCTGTCCATCCCAATATTGCATTCCCTCTTGTAAGTGCACTCTTAAAAAGTGTTTTTCAAGCTGTTCGATTTTAAGATATGAAGCATTGGGCTCAAGTAACCAACGGTTGTTAAAGGCATCAAAAATTCCATTACCAATTTCGGTATATAATATGTAGATATCTTTAAAGAAGTTTGCCAGATAATCAATTTCAATTTTTTGAATATTAACATCATCTTTTAGATAATTTTGATTTATTGGATTATAAATAAACCATTTCTTAGTCTTGCGGTAAACAAAAGTCTGGTAGTTCGACAGTGTGATTACCTGATCTATTTCTGTATCTAGAATTTCTCCGTCAGATTTGACAACTTCAATTTTCTTGTGAAATTTGTTTGCTTTTACATAGAAAAAGTTATGGGGCAGTACATGTAATACATCTTTGATATAATCGCCAATATGGACCCCTCTATTATTAAAATACTTACGCTTTGAATTTCCTGCAATTTTTATAAAGAAAAGTTCACTCCCGTCAAAATCAAAAGGAGTTTCACTATCTTGATTGATGACGTTTTCATTTTTATGATTGATTAACGTGTATGTTCTACCTGTTTTTGCATTAAAATAATTCCCATATAGATGTGTTAACTCCTCATAAATAGGTGGAATAAGCAATTGATGATCTACCATATTTATAAGCCCAACCTTAGCATCAGAAGTTATACAACCAACTAGATGCTTAAATTCGTAATCGTAATCTGAAACTAGTCCGTAATAAATTTCAAAAACATGAGATGCATCATCATAAGTTGGTGGAACTATTTCAGTTCCTTTTGTGTCTAGGTAACCAAATTTGTTGTTTTTTTGAATAACTGCAATTCCATCCTCAAATTCAGATATTTCATCATAGTAGGCAGGAGTAATGATATTACCTTTTATATCTTTTAATCCTTTTACATCATTTTCTATAAATACTTCAGCATAATCGTATTTATAAACATCTTCATTCCAATATCCTAATCCGTAGTTTATCCAATCTGTTTTCAGAGCCTCAAGAAAATTTTGATAACCTGATGCTTTCAATATACTATCGAGCGGTTTTAAGCTTTGAGATTTTGTTGCCTTTAGGTAACTTTTATTTTTTTGTTGGATTTCAGTAACCCAATCTTTGGCTTGTTCTGATTTTCTCTCCTCATTCATATTGAAGACATCCGTACCATCGATCAAGAACGTATCATAGGGTAAATTTTCTAACAAATCAAATAGCTGATTGACGGGCTCGTAATACGCCTTTTTATAGTGCAATTGGTATTCATCGGCCAATAGCGTGTAGAATTGCCTTAATAACACAATTCCCGCTTCTCGGTTTGCATATAATAGTTTTCCTTTTGCCCTGATTTGAGAAGCAAAAAGAGGTAATAAAAGAGGTGGTATTTCGTAGTTCCATTCTCCCAAATAACAGGGATAGCTTTCACCAGATTGGGAGTCGATATTATAGATGTAAATGCGATGTGCCATTTTTATAATTGTATTAAGATCCTGATCAAAGATAAAAAGATTAGTTTCTTAAAACATTCGCTGAAATTGGGGATTTTTAGAATAATGTTGATGTTAAAAACATATTTACAAGATAAAGGGATAAATTATATTTTCCTCTATTCCTTTTCACCGACATTACGTCATAACTGCACAGATTTACCTACCCATTTCCACCATTCACCGAGTTTTTAGTGGGTTTAGTCTAATTGCCATAGGGTAGGTACGATTTACACCCTACTTTTGAATCAACAAACAAATAGAACTGCAAAGCAGGCATCAAGGTTTGAATTGGTGGATGTGGGGCTGATGCAACTTAATAACAATATAACATAAAAACATTATGAACCATCATGAGTATATTGGTAATTAGTTGTAGAATTTATACTCATGATAGCTTTATCACCTTTAAATAACAAATTAACTAGATGAAAAACTTTAGCAAAAACATTTGCAGCAGCAGCGTTGATCGCACTATCTACATTCACGATGGCAGCAGGCAAACCAGTAGGAGATAACTCTAAAAAAGCAGTGGTCAATCTATCCACAGCAGATCTAGCCATTGATCATTACGTCGAAGTTATGACCGAAGGACAGTCGGCAGAGTAGAGCAGTTGTTCACTTCAGGTTTTAATCAGAAAGTACATGCATCAGAAGATAGAACCAATAGCCGTTCAGAAGTTATTTCATTTTTGAAAAAACAAAAAGGCGAGGAGTTGAACTGT
This region includes:
- a CDS encoding SEL1-like repeat protein, with translation MAHRIYIYNIDSQSGESYPCYLGEWNYEIPPLLLPLFASQIRAKGKLLYANREAGIVLLRQFYTLLADEYQLHYKKAYYEPVNQLFDLLENLPYDTFLIDGTDVFNMNEERKSEQAKDWVTEIQQKNKSYLKATKSQSLKPLDSILKASGYQNFLEALKTDWINYGLGYWNEDVYKYDYAEVFIENDVKGLKDIKGNIITPAYYDEISEFEDGIAVIQKNNKFGYLDTKGTEIVPPTYDDASHVFEIYYGLVSDYDYEFKHLVGCITSDAKVGLINMVDHQLLIPPIYEELTHLYGNYFNAKTGRTYTLINHKNENVINQDSETPFDFDGSELFFIKIAGNSKRKYFNNRGVHIGDYIKDVLHVLPHNFFYVKANKFHKKIEVVKSDGEILDTEIDQVITLSNYQTFVYRKTKKWFIYNPINQNYLKDDVNIQKIEIDYLANFFKDIYILYTEIGNGIFDAFNNRWLLEPNASYLKIEQLEKHFLRVHLQEGMQYWDGQTNQLSPIYEYVSEVIDHHNDELFLYQKEELFCLDKLMKIRKITPEEMGKCYNRKENLRGKDLAFFLKYYTGWKSQTGANYFHYFDNQSLYDLGLDLLKNNKIEEAIEVLKIGVQRKHPQMMTELAMIYTDTEDQVHANLALGLELYEKAAKLGEKNAWNNLGYHYQNGLGCKKDIDKAVNAYTKAGELGNGLGWANLGDLYYHGQWVEKDEDKALDYYLKAQKLYYFNSDKIADIYFTKEDYKKVLPLLKKDYDEEFSPIYYAIMYELGLGGLKINLKKAISYYEKAMQIGVYHHAVNQLLYYYRPASEYANEAQFAKWYAYAEENNIEIDLKVLGLEKQRKDTLGSFFKNLFKK